The genomic segment TCATCTTTAAATCCGCTGTTATTTCGTGCTGTAGACTTCCAAGACGCAGGAGAAAGACCAGAAATAGACATCGTTTCACAGGCTTGTGATAAATTTCCTGACAGGTTACCTGAAACCGTACAACCATTGGCCGTGGTCGCCCATGTAGATTTAGCCGGAAGACTAACTATTAATGCTGCAGCAGATCCTTTTAATAGAAACTTACGTCGGTTTGAAACAGCTTCTTTGCCATTCTCAGGTTTATTTTCGACGACACTCATTGTTTTTAATACTCCATTTGTAACGCTTATCAGTCAAACCAAGCAAACTCCGGGCCACTACGCAACCCATTGATTTTTATAAATATAATAAGTTCTGTTTAAAAAACTGTAAATTTTAGTGACAGCGTTTATTCAGCTATCTATTAGTTTACGTCAAAGCCTTTCTTTTTGCTCAGTATTCTTAAATATTTAACAGGAATAGCATAACTAATACCGCTTGGTTTTTCTAATACTGCTTCTTTGGTTTCCTTTATAAAGACTTTATTTATAATGCCTATGACATCACCTGATTCAGCGTCATAAATCGCGCTTCCACTGTTGCCTGGATAAGCGGTCATATCTAGTTGGTAAATCATAAAAGGGTTTTCTAAGCGATTACGCATCGTCATGGTTAAATTTCGCGCATTAGCACTTGGTATTACATCAGGTGTTAATGCGGCGACCATGCCTTTATGCGTCGCAGGATATAAACCAAGAATTGAACCAATGGGAAACCCTGTCATCAATATGTCCTGTCCATCTTCAGCGTAGGCGTCGGGACCAAGTTTGAGTGCAGGTAAGGTATCGCGAATTTTTAAAATAGCGAGATCGTGTACGGGATCTTTAGCAATAATTTCAGCTTTATGAATTTTAGGCTGACGCCCAGTACCCGAAAAGACAATATGATATTGAACAATTTGCGGATCAAGCGGTTCAGATACCACATGATAGTTAGTAGCTATTAGCGTTCCGTCGCCGAATACAAAACCGCTTCCTCGCAGCTGATGACTAACTGCCGACATAGCATCGTATAACCCTACCCCTACCACTGATGGCTTAACACGCTTTACAAGATTTGTTTTTGGTGAGGCGTTGGCTGTTGCGATAAATGTTATACAAGAAAAAACAACACAAATGATTTTATATATAGAATTTTTCGTTATCATAATAAGCTACTTACTATTTCGTAGGGCTAATGTGAAAATAAACGTTGTCACAACAATAGTCTAACGTGATTAATACCTTAGGGTTATACACAAAATATCAGGATTAATGAAATGAAAGTATTAGTCACAGGCGCAGCTGGGTTTATCGGTTATCACGTTTGTCAGGTGTTATTAACACGAGGCGATGATGTTGTTGGTATTGATAATATCAATGATTACTATGATGTAAATTTAAAACACGGTCGTTTAGATGAGTTAGCGGCACACTCAAACAGCAAAAACTTCAATTTTATCAAATTGGACATCGCGCAACGCAGTGAAATGGAAGCTTTGTTCGCTGAACACAAATTTGACAAAGTAGTGCATTTGGCCGCGCAAGCAGGCGTGCGCTATTCCATTGAAAATCCCCATGCCTATATCGATAGCAACATTGTAGGCTTTACCAATATTTTAGAAGGTTGCCGACACAATGCGGTACAACACTTAGTCTACGCATCATCAAGTTCAGTGTACGGTGCCAATGAATCAATGCCCTTCTCGGTGTCTGATAATGTGGATCATCCAGTATCACTTTACGCTGCCAGCAAAAAAGCCAATGAATTAATGGCGCACACCTACAGTCATTTGTACGACTTACCCACCACAGGGCTACGCTTCTTTACCGTTTATGGGCCGTGGGGTCGTCCAGATATGGCCTTGTTTAAGTTTACCAAAGCAATTTTGGAAGATGATCCCATTCAAGTTTACAACTTCGGAAATCATAGACGAGACTTTACTTACATTGATGATATTGTCAGTGGTGTTATCTCAACATTAGACCACAATGCACAAAGTAACTCTGAGTGGCAAGGTAAAACACCTGACCCTAGCAGCAGTAAAGCGCCATGGCGCGTTTACAATATTGGTGCTCAAACCCCAGTCAACCTACTTGATTTTATCACGACCTTAGAAGATGCCTTAGGCAAAGAGGCCGACAAGGAACTACTACCAATGCAACCAGGAGATGTACCAGATACATTTGCAAACGTTCAAGCACTGGTTGACGATGTAGGTTATCAACCAACGACACAACTCAAAGAAGGTATTACGAATTTCGTAAATTGGTATAAAGACTTTTATAACCTTTAAAGGATGCGAAATGCTGCAATTTTTAGCGAACAGTTTGAGCTCACCCCTTGTTCATGGGCCTTTACTGTTTCTTATGTTGCAGCTATTTTCTCGCATTGCTTCGAAGGGCAAGCGAGTTTTTCAATGGCTTTCTTGGTTACCTATCCTTTGGGTGTTTTTTTGTAGCTTGGTTTATCCCAGCGTTTTACTCATTAAACCATTGGAAGACCAATATCCTACAGTCAAAGTATCATCAAAGCTTTGGCAAAGCGCCGATGCTATCGTTGTATTAGCCTGTAATCATTTTGATGACGAAGGCTTACCATTCGTCAGTAGATGGCCACAGTGCACAATGCAACGTAATTTACATGCTGCCTTGATGTACAAAGAAAAGCACCTTCCGATTCATTTAGCAGCCGGTGTACTAAACGAGTTAGATTCAGCTTCGCAAGCGCACTACAACAAAACATTTTTAATGACACTAGGCGTTAGCGCCAATGACATCTATACCTATCCTCAAGGGCATGATACTGAGTCCGAAGTAGACGCGTTAGCGCCGCACCTGACAGATAAATACGTTGCGTTGGTTACCTCGGCCAGCCACCTGCCTCGCGCTGTACAATACTTTGAGTTACATGGTATTAAGGTGTTACCTATACCTGTGGAGCACTTAAGTAGAAAAAATGTGTCTTTCACTATAGGGTTACCGAACGCATTTAGTTTGTATCGCAGTGAACGTGCTATTCATGAGTACTTAGGTCTAATATACCAGCGATATTTTAGGTGATAAAACAGTTAATATAATGTAAAAATCACGCACATTCATTTGATTTGCGCGTTCATTAAGTTCAGCAAAGGAAGAGCAAGGGACTAAAAATGAAGTCAATAGTGCCCATTTTTTCAGGTGGTGGAACTCGATTAACAGTTCATATCGGTGTGTTTGATGCGCTTCAAAAACTCGACATCCATTTTCAGCACATGGTAGGTGTTTCCGGTGGCTCAATTGTCGCGGCACTATTTTGTTGTGGTGTTCCCCTAGCTGACATAAAACACTTGGCCATGACGACAGACTTCAAAAAATTTAAGGGGTTTTCTTTGTTTAGATTGTTACGTCAAGGTGGGTTAAGTTCCGGCGATCAATTTGAAGCCTGGATGGACAAGCATCTAAAAGGTCAAACATTTTCTGACATCGAAAAAGACTTACATATATTAGCCACAGACGTCAATGGTGGCGGCCCTGTGGTCTTCAGCCGTAAAACGAGTCCTGATCTAAAGATATCGAAAGCGGTGCGGTTCTCAATGTCCATACCACTATTTTTCAGCTTTCAAGCTTATAAACACCACGTACTTGTTGATGGTGCTATTCTATCTGAAGATGCGTTATATCAAGACTGGGCAGGCGATGGTTCACCGGTTATGTGCTTTAAACTAAAAAGTGAACACGTGACTGACTCGAGCTTCAAAAAAAGTTGGCTGCCATTACGCCAATATGTGATGATGCTAATTAGAACCTTCATGACGGCAATGTCGCGAGAGTACGTACATGCAGAGTATTGGCGAAATACTATAATCATTAATACGGGTAAATTATCCCCCGTTGATTTTAATATTACCCCTTTGCAAAAAGAGGAGTTGTACAATATCGGATTTAAAACCGCTTTTGAATTTGTACCTAAACGAATGCAGTTTTATACCGATACACAACTAAGGAACTAGATGTGGACTACCGTTTTAAAGATCAAAGCCTATGAAGCAATTTAGAAAATACGCTGACCTCCCTATTATCGGACCAGTGGTAAAAAAATTAATGAATCTGGTGGTGAGCCAAAAAGCGAACCAAATTTCTAAGCATTTTGCTGAGTACCTAAGTCCGGTCGTCGCACTTACCGATGAGCTGCGAAATGAATCATATAAAATTAGACATAAGGTATATTGCGAAGAATTGAAATTCGAGGATTTACGTCCCGATGAGATGGAAACCGATCAATTCGACAGTCACTCTACCCATTGCTTAATCAAACATATTCCCACTGGTGAATACGCTGGTACCGTTCGGATTGTTCGCTCGACCAGTGAAGAACAGTTGTTACCCATTGAAAAGTACTGTATCAGCTCAATTGCTGACGACGCTGTGCACCCAAGCGACTTTCCGCGAAGTGAAATATGTGAAATATCACGCTTAGCTGTTCCCGCTCAGTTTCGAAAACGTGCGACGGATAAATTTAAAGGGTCAGCAACAGGTGCGATTAACGAACACATATATTCAGAACGAGAGTTACGGTGCTTCCCTTTTATTGCTGTGGGCCTTTACCTATGTGCCGCGTCTACTTCTCGAAAGCATGACATTAAACACTGTTTTGTCATGATGGAACCCAGGTTAGCTCGCAGCTTACGTTTTGTTGGCATTCCCTTTCAACAAGTGGGCCCAGTGGTCGAATATCACGGAAAACGCGCTCCCTATTACATCAGTCGCCATTTATTAATGAGCGGCCTGACGCCAGGATTTAAGCGCATGCTTAAAAACATTGAAAAGAAAGTCGCTACTCAGTTTAAATAAACAAATAACACCTCAAGTTACGGTTTTTCACCTAGGCACGTGTCTCGCGAGAGTATACCGGTGCTTACGCGTTTTAGCGTTTGCTAATGAGGCGATAACCTCTATTTATCCACCGTTTCTGTCAGCATTGCCTCCTACATAGAAGTGCGTCTCTTTACCTGACGATAAAGGTTATAC from the Paraglaciecola mesophila genome contains:
- a CDS encoding S1 family peptidase, whose translation is MITKNSIYKIICVVFSCITFIATANASPKTNLVKRVKPSVVGVGLYDAMSAVSHQLRGSGFVFGDGTLIATNYHVVSEPLDPQIVQYHIVFSGTGRQPKIHKAEIIAKDPVHDLAILKIRDTLPALKLGPDAYAEDGQDILMTGFPIGSILGLYPATHKGMVAALTPDVIPSANARNLTMTMRNRLENPFMIYQLDMTAYPGNSGSAIYDAESGDVIGIINKVFIKETKEAVLEKPSGISYAIPVKYLRILSKKKGFDVN
- a CDS encoding NAD-dependent epimerase translates to MKVLVTGAAGFIGYHVCQVLLTRGDDVVGIDNINDYYDVNLKHGRLDELAAHSNSKNFNFIKLDIAQRSEMEALFAEHKFDKVVHLAAQAGVRYSIENPHAYIDSNIVGFTNILEGCRHNAVQHLVYASSSSVYGANESMPFSVSDNVDHPVSLYAASKKANELMAHTYSHLYDLPTTGLRFFTVYGPWGRPDMALFKFTKAILEDDPIQVYNFGNHRRDFTYIDDIVSGVISTLDHNAQSNSEWQGKTPDPSSSKAPWRVYNIGAQTPVNLLDFITTLEDALGKEADKELLPMQPGDVPDTFANVQALVDDVGYQPTTQLKEGITNFVNWYKDFYNL
- a CDS encoding YdcF family protein translates to MLQFLANSLSSPLVHGPLLFLMLQLFSRIASKGKRVFQWLSWLPILWVFFCSLVYPSVLLIKPLEDQYPTVKVSSKLWQSADAIVVLACNHFDDEGLPFVSRWPQCTMQRNLHAALMYKEKHLPIHLAAGVLNELDSASQAHYNKTFLMTLGVSANDIYTYPQGHDTESEVDALAPHLTDKYVALVTSASHLPRAVQYFELHGIKVLPIPVEHLSRKNVSFTIGLPNAFSLYRSERAIHEYLGLIYQRYFR
- a CDS encoding patatin-like phospholipase family protein: MKSIVPIFSGGGTRLTVHIGVFDALQKLDIHFQHMVGVSGGSIVAALFCCGVPLADIKHLAMTTDFKKFKGFSLFRLLRQGGLSSGDQFEAWMDKHLKGQTFSDIEKDLHILATDVNGGGPVVFSRKTSPDLKISKAVRFSMSIPLFFSFQAYKHHVLVDGAILSEDALYQDWAGDGSPVMCFKLKSEHVTDSSFKKSWLPLRQYVMMLIRTFMTAMSREYVHAEYWRNTIIINTGKLSPVDFNITPLQKEELYNIGFKTAFEFVPKRMQFYTDTQLRN
- a CDS encoding PEP-CTERM/exosortase system-associated acyltransferase, with translation MKQFRKYADLPIIGPVVKKLMNLVVSQKANQISKHFAEYLSPVVALTDELRNESYKIRHKVYCEELKFEDLRPDEMETDQFDSHSTHCLIKHIPTGEYAGTVRIVRSTSEEQLLPIEKYCISSIADDAVHPSDFPRSEICEISRLAVPAQFRKRATDKFKGSATGAINEHIYSERELRCFPFIAVGLYLCAASTSRKHDIKHCFVMMEPRLARSLRFVGIPFQQVGPVVEYHGKRAPYYISRHLLMSGLTPGFKRMLKNIEKKVATQFK